One Candidatus Thermoplasmatota archaeon genomic region harbors:
- a CDS encoding ATP-binding protein: MNQNEVPLDRIRRALANQNPWWSAGKVPSPLLCPYRRRDFYPLRDKLADERILVITGPRRAGKTTVMYQIIDELLSAKKVEPRRVLFVSFDYPYLLADLDRPFEDILRAYTETILKESLENLTERVYIFLDEVYSLPEWGKVMKGHFDRRTNTKVILSGSSSPEIIAEAARSLVGRIDRHLMLQMKFVDVVCHDLNKDSDRIKEASLGLMRKGFEDFLSKGSIKSLWRTYNDAFNALANLEDEIQGILLDYLVKDGYPENLGVTDFTKCAQAIVTSVDLSIYKDVMRVFKNREPQKIEKLMAVLSQSSGNIVASNTLSDTLGLNFRTVERYLSHLEAVYLVSVSYAYSGSLYKSLPKARKIYVANVGVRNAILGLLNERLPENSVELGRCAEAVAHDHIKRLAFCMQPTREPRMYYWRDRSGNEVDIIVDMRRMGIPFDVRFRETIDKGDLKALNLFLAENPGCKCGILLTKRRLGVDGKVLMIPLWLFLLTC; the protein is encoded by the coding sequence ATGAATCAGAATGAAGTTCCTCTCGACAGGATCAGAAGGGCGCTCGCCAATCAGAACCCGTGGTGGTCCGCGGGAAAGGTTCCTAGTCCACTCCTATGTCCCTATCGAAGAAGGGATTTCTATCCTCTGAGGGACAAGCTCGCCGATGAAAGAATTCTGGTCATAACCGGCCCGAGGAGGGCTGGCAAGACGACAGTCATGTACCAGATAATCGACGAGCTTCTGTCAGCAAAGAAAGTGGAGCCGAGGCGCGTCCTCTTCGTGAGCTTCGACTACCCCTATCTTCTAGCCGATCTTGATCGTCCTTTCGAGGACATCTTGAGGGCGTACACAGAAACCATCCTGAAGGAATCACTCGAGAATCTGACAGAGCGTGTCTACATCTTCCTTGACGAGGTCTACTCGCTTCCGGAGTGGGGAAAGGTCATGAAGGGGCATTTCGACCGGAGGACGAATACAAAGGTTATCCTTTCGGGCTCGAGTTCTCCGGAGATCATCGCAGAAGCAGCGAGATCGCTCGTGGGCAGAATAGACAGGCACCTCATGCTTCAGATGAAGTTCGTTGACGTGGTATGCCACGATCTGAACAAGGACAGCGATCGCATAAAGGAAGCGTCCCTTGGACTCATGAGGAAGGGATTTGAGGATTTCCTGTCGAAGGGCAGTATAAAGTCCCTATGGAGAACATACAACGATGCCTTCAATGCTCTTGCGAACCTGGAGGACGAGATCCAAGGTATCCTCCTGGATTACCTCGTCAAGGACGGATATCCGGAGAACCTTGGAGTCACGGACTTCACCAAGTGCGCTCAGGCTATCGTTACCTCAGTCGACCTGTCAATCTACAAGGATGTCATGCGCGTCTTCAAGAATCGGGAACCCCAGAAGATCGAGAAGCTGATGGCTGTGCTTTCTCAGAGCTCCGGGAACATCGTGGCATCGAACACACTGTCCGACACACTAGGATTGAACTTCAGAACCGTCGAGCGGTATCTGTCCCACCTTGAGGCAGTGTATCTCGTATCGGTATCGTACGCTTACTCCGGGTCGCTGTACAAGAGCCTCCCGAAGGCGAGGAAAATCTACGTCGCCAACGTCGGGGTAAGGAACGCGATCTTGGGGCTGCTCAACGAACGGCTTCCCGAGAACTCGGTTGAGCTTGGCAGGTGCGCGGAAGCTGTGGCGCACGACCACATCAAGAGACTAGCCTTCTGCATGCAGCCCACTAGAGAGCCTCGCATGTACTATTGGCGGGACAGGTCTGGGAACGAGGTCGATATTATCGTCGATATGAGAAGGATGGGAATCCCCTTCGACGTCAGATTCAGAGAGACTATCGACAAGGGCGACCTGAAGGCGTTGAACTTGTTCTTGGCCGAGAATCCTGGGTGCAAATGCGGGATCCTCCTTACCAAGAGAAGACTAGGAGTCGATGGCAAGGTGCTGATGATTCCTCTCTGGTTGTTCTTGCTGACGTGTTAA
- a CDS encoding tyrosine-type recombinase/integrase → MERGFRTIHKAFLELRKDGKVRTMNPRKMTKDDIAAFMEWMRTRKTRHGISLAHATQANYMNYLNGFLRFQNNGVIDQMRKLHYVRFPQKVSAEVRVLPESRVEEIRSKLRTMPGYEGAVARFMVAMYAYSGLRRSELRRARLEDLSIDTWTIVVAHPKGESSWAVASPARILHPARETVVEFLAERNRYLANAGIESCEALVPKVTDGVADYWTDGMWGKVKAQAERCSGIRFRIQTLRATFGQMCIDWGGRPDAVSRALRHQTTRTTELYYARIRPDHAFRLLDQAYDSAHREKRSVPETAD, encoded by the coding sequence ATGGAGCGAGGCTTCAGGACGATCCACAAGGCCTTCCTTGAGTTGAGGAAGGATGGCAAGGTTAGGACGATGAATCCTCGGAAGATGACCAAGGACGACATCGCCGCCTTCATGGAATGGATGAGGACCAGGAAGACGAGGCACGGCATCAGTCTCGCACATGCCACTCAGGCCAACTACATGAACTACCTCAATGGGTTTCTGCGGTTCCAGAACAACGGAGTGATTGATCAGATGAGGAAGCTGCATTATGTGCGCTTTCCTCAGAAGGTGTCTGCCGAGGTCAGAGTACTGCCTGAGTCACGGGTCGAGGAGATACGCTCGAAACTGAGAACGATGCCAGGGTACGAAGGCGCCGTGGCGCGGTTCATGGTTGCGATGTACGCGTATTCAGGACTCAGAAGGTCTGAACTTCGTCGAGCCAGGCTGGAGGACCTAAGCATCGACACCTGGACCATCGTAGTGGCTCATCCCAAGGGTGAGAGCAGCTGGGCTGTTGCGTCTCCCGCCCGGATATTGCACCCTGCCCGTGAAACGGTGGTCGAGTTCCTGGCAGAACGAAATCGGTATCTGGCTAACGCTGGAATCGAGTCATGCGAGGCTTTGGTGCCAAAGGTCACCGATGGCGTCGCAGATTACTGGACCGATGGGATGTGGGGCAAGGTCAAGGCACAAGCTGAGAGGTGCTCCGGGATCAGGTTCCGGATCCAGACCCTACGAGCGACATTTGGGCAAATGTGTATCGATTGGGGCGGCCGTCCCGATGCGGTCTCCAGGGCGCTTAGACACCAGACTACGCGAACGACCGAGCTCTACTACGCGAGGATACGGCCCGACCATGCTTTTCGTCTTCTCGATCAGGCTTACGATTCCGCTCATCGGGAGAAGAGGTCTGTACCAGAAACCGCTGATTGA